In the genome of Streptomyces sp. 846.5, the window ATCCCGAGCGGTGGGTGGTGGGAGGAGGGAGCGTCATCGTGGCCGTCGGGCTCCTGGCCTCGAGTGCGGCGCCGGGCTATGGGTGGCTGCTGGTCCTGCTCCTGCTGGTCGGTGTCGGGTACAGCACCGCGCAGCCGGGGGGCAGCAAGTCGGTCGCCTCGTGGTTCTCCGCGTCGCAGCGGGGTTTCGCCATGGGAATCCGGCAGGCGGGACTGCCGTTGGGCGGCGCGCTGGCGGCAGCGGTACTGCCGTGGCTGGCGAGCTCGTACGGGTGGCGCGCGCCACTGCTGGCCTCAGGCGTCCTGGCGCTGGCCGGCGGGGCGGTGTTCATGGCCTTCTACCGCTCGCCGAGCACACCGCCGCCCCGCGTGGCGCACCGTTCGGTCCGCGCGCAGATCGCGGCCCGTCTGGAGGTGGCGCGGGCGCCGGCGATGGTCACCATCATGCTGTCCGGGGTGAGTATGACGTCGGTGCAGTACGGGCTGCTGCTGCTGACGGAGCTGTACCTGCATACCAAGGCCGCCATGCCGGCGGCCAGGGGCGCCTTGTTCCTGCTGCTGGCTCTCGGCTTCGGTGTGGTGGGCCGCATCGCTCTGGCCGCGTGGAGCGATCGGTCCTCCGGCCGCCATGTCCCGGTATTGACGTGCATGAGCTGCGCCGTCCTCGGGTTGGTCGTTTTGACGTGGGCCCCGCTGGGTTCCGGAGTCGTGGTGGGCGCACTGATGGTGTGGCTCGGATTCTTCGGCTTCGGCTGGTACGGCCCCTGGGTCGCCTACGTGGCAGACTGCGCCCCCGAGGGCAAGTCCGGCTTCGCCCTGGGGCTGGCGATGGCCGTCAACCAGATCGCCGTCATCGTGGTGGCGCCCGGCCTGGGTCTGCTCCGCGACGCCACCGGCAGTTTCGTCCCCTGCTGGATCGTCCTGGCCAGTATCGCGACAGCTGCCCTGGCGGCGATCGGCTGGAGAACCGCCACCCGCCCCGGGCACTGACCATGACCGCCACCTTTCCGATCACGCCAGCTGACAGCTTGCCCGCCAACGTCTCCACGGCCCGCCGCCAGGAGGACCAGCCATGCCGCACCACGACCACCCGCAGGCCGTGCCCATCCGCGCCGAGCAAGCACTGACGGGTAGTCACATCGCAACGCTCCTGCTCCAGCCCATCGGCGACGACGCCTCCTACCGCGAGCTGGCCCGAGCCATCAGCCGACTCGTGCTCGACGGGCAGATCGCCCTGCATGTCCGGCTGCCCTCGGAACGCACACTCGCGCGCGCCCTCGGCACCAGCCGCACCACGGTCACCGCCGCCTACAACCAGCTCAGAGACACCGGTTTTGTCCACAGTCAGCGCGGCTCGGGTACCTGGACCTCGCTGCCGAGCGGACACGCACTGGCCAACGTCTCGCGTACAGCCGCCCCCGAGGATGCCGCCGTCGACCTCGCCCGGGCCGCACCCGGGCTGCCCGAGGAGGTCATGGCCCAGGCCCTGACCTCGGTGTCCGCACAGCTCGGCGCCCATACCCGCACCCCCGGCTACCACCCCTACGGGCTCCTGGAACTGCGCCGCGCGGTCGCCGACCACTTCACCGGCCGCGGCCTGGCCACCACACCCGAGCAGGTCCTGGTCACCGCTGGCGCCCAGCACGCGCTCTCCCTGGTCCTCGGGCTCCTGTGCTCCACCGGGGACCGCGTGCTGACCGAGACACCCTCCTACCCGAACGCCCTGGAGGCGATGCGCCGGCACGGACTGCGCACCCTGTCCGTGCCGGTCGGCAGCCAGGGCTGGGACGTCGACATCATCGACGCGACGCTGCGCCAGACCGTCCCGACGCTGGCCTACCTGATCCCCGACTTCCACAACCCCACCGGCCTGCTGATGCCCGCCCAGACCCGTCCCCGCATCCTGCGCACCGCGCAGCGGACCGGCACCTGGCTCGTCATCGACGAGAGCCTTGCCGAACTCGCACTCGATGTCCCGGCGCCGGCACCCTTCGCCTCCCACGGCTCGCCCGCCGAGAGTACCCGCGTCATCACCATCGGCTCGATGAGCAAGACCTACTGGGGCGGGCTCCGTGTCGGCTGGCTGCGCGCACCCTCCGACCTCATCGACGAGCTCGCCTCCCAGCGGATCGCCACCGACCTCGGCGGCTCCGTCCTGGACCAGCTCCTGGCCCTGTACCTGCTCCGGCGCGCCGCCCAGCTCCTCCCGCCACGACTCGAGCTCCTGCGCCAACAGCGCGCGGCACTGCACGAAGCCCTGGCGACGCAGATCCCCGCCTGGTCATGGCAGCAGCCCCCCGGCGGACTGGCACTGTGGGTCGATCTCGGCCAGCCCACGGGCTCCGCCATCGCCGACCGGGCCCGCCACCGCGGCGTACGCATCGAAAGCGGCTCCTGGTTCTCCGCAGACCCAGGAGTATGCGAGACACGACTGCGAATCCCCTTCACCCTTCCCGCCGCCACCCTCCACGAGGCCGTCCAACGCCTGGCCAGCACCCTCGTCGATCTGCCCACCGCACCGAGCCAACGCCGGCCGCAATGGATCGCCTGACCGCCCCCCGCGCGGGCGACGCCCTGCAGGACCGGGAGGAGAAGCACCTCAACCCGACCTGCCCTGGACGGCCACTACACGCCTGGTGCGGGCAGTACCAGGGGTATGAAGCGCGTGCCCTCCGACACCGGGGATCTGCCGGCGCCGTTCACACAGGGGGCAGCAGTTCGACTTCACGCGCGGGGGCCCTGCCGTGCAGGCGCATGTGTTCCTCGGAGGTCTGGTGGATGCGCCGCATCGCGAAGGCGAGTACTGGTGGCGCCATGGCGGAGGTGACAATGGCGATCAGGATGATGACGGGGTCTGATCGGTGGTGATCGCCTCGGCTGGGTGCCCGGTTTGTCCCCGGTGCCGGTGAGGCGGGCCGTCGCGTGACGCTGCGGGTGCGCCGGGTCAAACAACTCAGGGACAACTCCCGAGAGACCGCGCCGGAATCAGGTATCTACGTCGTAGTGCGGGGGCACTGTCTGGGGACCGAACGTCCGTATGAACCGCAGTGGCGGGCGGCTTCGACGACCTGGTGCACCAGGTCACGCACGGCGTCCGGATCGGTACGGAGGTCAGGTGCGGCGGCGGCGAGGTCCTCGGATCCGCCTGTTCGAGCTGACTGCTCGGCACCAGGAGGGATCCCGACAGCGCACGCAGCACTGCATACAGCACATCGACTTCCACCGTCGACACGTAAACGATCCTCAGACCCTCGTGCTCCCAGCGACCGTTGGGCGTCAACACCCGCGGGCCCTGCGGCAGGGCCGCGGCAATCGAGACTCGGACCCTGCGGATGGCCACCAACCCCTCGACCATCAGGGAGTGGGCATGCGGTCTGTCCGCTTGCTCAGCAAGAGGTGTCAACAAGCGTCGTGCACTCGTTCGTACTGAGCGTCAAGCTCGGCGTCGGCCACGAACTGACGCGTCGATGTCTCCTGGATTGGCTGTTCCATGGTCAACACTCTGCCAGCCGGATGAGACATCCGTGGAAGGGCGTCGGTACCGTGCCTCGAGAGGAGTTGTCGCGTACCGCGTTCGGAACGGCCCTCGTCGCACGGCGGACCGGGGCCGGGTCACCGCTCGCACCGCACACCGTCCAGGGTTCGCCAAGGGTGCGGGTCGTACCCGTCCGGGCCCGGGTCACCGGGGCAGGCCGAACCACACCGCCGTCGCCAGGAACGCCACGGTCAGCTTCACCGGGCAGGTCCAGTACCAGGGATCCACCAGCGCCTGGCAGCCCGTCAGGAAGACCCGGGTCATGCTGGAGTTCCGCCCGTACCAGGGCAAGACCTGGTCCGTGCGGAAGACCGCCACCACCAGCAGCACCGGCGCCTTCACCGTGTCCGCGAAGGCCGCTGCCGGGGGCATCTGGCAGGTCGTCTGGAACACCCCCAGCGCCACCTGGACCGACTCCGCGGGCCCCGCCACCTACGTCCGGGCCACGTGACGGGTCCGGTGACCGGAACGCCGGCCCCGCTCGGTTCAGAGCGAACCGCGGCGCCAACGGCGAAGGAGCGCGGGCTCCTCGGCGAAGGGCCGCGTCGCGCTACCGCACCGAGCGCAGTCGGGCGCTGATCGCTCGGCCGGTTCGTTGTACGACGTCGCAGAGCCGGTCCAGGCGGTAGGAGGGGTCGACGGCGGCGCACAGGGCGGCCACCGGGGCGCTGCCCGCGCCGTACAGCGGCACCGCGACGCAGCACACCCCCGCCACCAGTTCCTCCCGGTCGTACGCGGCGCCGCCATCGCGGATCGCCGCCGCCTCCCGCCGCCAGGATCCGGGCAGCGGGTCCAGCGGGAGGCGCGGATCCGCCTGGGCCACCATCACCTTGCCCGCCGCGGTGAACCACGGCCAGGTCACCCTGTGCTGCAGCGGTCCCGGCACATCGGCCTCGCCCGGCAGCCAGTCCAGGACCAGGGTCTCCCCGTGACGCAGCACATTGATCCCCACCGTGACGCCGGTGGCCCCCGCCAGTCGCCGCAACGGCCCCCGCGCGGCCGGCCAGAGCCCCGCATGCGGTGTCCACCCCTGCCCGAGCTGGAACATCCGCGGACCCATCCGGTAACCGACGCCGCACCGCTCGACCGCACCCAGTTCCACCAGCTGCTCCAGCAGCCGGTGGGCGGTCGTCTTGGGCAGCCCGCTCTCCGACGCCAGCCAGGTCAGCCCCGCCTCCCCGGCCAGTTCCACCACCCCCAGCAGACCGAAGGCGCCCTCCAGCACACTGCGCCCACCGGCCCACCCCGACGACACACCACCGGGTTCGGACACGACCCCCAGCGCCGACTCCCCCATACCAACCACTCCCCCGTTGCCCAGCGAACGCCCGCTGTTGGAACAACTCTGGGCCGGGCTCGGCCACCGGGCATCCGTGCCCGTCACGGACAGGACGGTTCCGTGGTGGCCACGGATGCGCTCCCCCGTGGCGGGCCCGCTCAATGTCCTTGCGACGGCCAGGCCATGGGTGTCGCGCCCATCGCCGCCAGCGCGGACTCGCCACGGGCCCGGTGCCTCCCGCCGGCGAGGACGAGCGTCCTGGCCCACTGGTAGCGGCAGCCGGCGGCCCGCAGCGCGGCGGCGACCGCGATCAGCCCGTCGCGGTCGCCGCCCCGCGTGCCCAGAGCCGCCGCACGGTCGACGATGGCGGTGGCGATCGGGTTGCCCGCCGCGGCCAGTCGCGCGCGCCGGACGCGGTCGGCGGCGTCCTCGTGCCCGCTGAGTACCGCGGCCTCGGCCCACAGGGCGCCGTACCAGGGACGCCACATGCCGCTGTACCACTCGGTGAACTGCTCCGGCGGCGTGGCCATCACCCGCACCGCCTGCTCGGGATGTCCGCGGTGCAGCAGCAGCAAGGCGTCGAAGAACTCGCCGAAGTGACTCAACGTTATCGGGCGCCCCGGCGACTCAAGGGCGTCGACGACGTCCAGCCACGCGGCCCTGGCGTTGCCGTCCCCGCGCAGTCCGTGCACCGTGGCCGCCGCATACGCGCCGCGGGTGAGATTGCCCGCGCGCGGGCGTCCGGCCCGCTCCCATCCCTCGCGGAACCGCTCGGCCAGGCCGTCCGCCTCGGACCAGTCGCCCGCCAGAGCCGTCACGACGAGCAGCCGCGAGGTGGCCAGGTGGCCCTCCTCCCGGTAGAACGGCAGGTCCCGCAGGCGTACGGCCAGTCCTCGGGCGGCCGACAGCTCGCCGGCGGCGATGGCGCACTCGGCGGCCATGACGAATCCGTCGAAGAACTCGAGCGCGGCCACAGCCGTCACCGGCAGCGGCGCCAACAGCTCGGTGCGCAGCAGGGCGCTGGCCGCCGCGGCCCGGACCTCGCCGTGGGCCAGCTGAATCGCGGTCAACTGGTCCAGCGCCGCGCTCTCGGCCAGCGGGTCGCCGATGCCGCGGGCCAACGCGAGTGCGCGCTCGACGAGTTGGAGCGTGGCCGGATCGGCCGCGGCCCCGTGGCACGACTCGGCGACCAGCAGCCGCGCGTGCGCGGTCAGGTCTCCGTCGGCCAGGGCCCAGCCCCGGGCGATCAGTGCCTCCGCCTCTCCGGCCGCGGGCTCGGTCGCCATCAGCCCCGGGGCGCGATTGATCAACTCGGCGTTCCGGGCGAGGTCGACCGCCGCACCGGCCCGATCGCCCGCGCGGAGCGCCGCCTCGGCCGCGCACAGCCGCAGCCGCAAGGCCTCGTTGCCGAAATGCCGCGCC includes:
- a CDS encoding helix-turn-helix domain-containing protein is translated as MGESALGVVSEPGGVSSGWAGGRSVLEGAFGLLGVVELAGEAGLTWLASESGLPKTTAHRLLEQLVELGAVERCGVGYRMGPRMFQLGQGWTPHAGLWPAARGPLRRLAGATGVTVGINVLRHGETLVLDWLPGEADVPGPLQHRVTWPWFTAAGKVMVAQADPRLPLDPLPGSWRREAAAIRDGGAAYDREELVAGVCCVAVPLYGAGSAPVAALCAAVDPSYRLDRLCDVVQRTGRAISARLRSVR
- a CDS encoding MFS transporter; this encodes MKLAEHAGIRTGARSSRYRWVVLAIATFAQACACFFVQGIGSITVFLQRDLDLSTTQIGLLVTAAQVVPLAGLLVAGELLDRYPERWVVGGGSVIVAVGLLASSAAPGYGWLLVLLLLVGVGYSTAQPGGSKSVASWFSASQRGFAMGIRQAGLPLGGALAAAVLPWLASSYGWRAPLLASGVLALAGGAVFMAFYRSPSTPPPRVAHRSVRAQIAARLEVARAPAMVTIMLSGVSMTSVQYGLLLLTELYLHTKAAMPAARGALFLLLALGFGVVGRIALAAWSDRSSGRHVPVLTCMSCAVLGLVVLTWAPLGSGVVVGALMVWLGFFGFGWYGPWVAYVADCAPEGKSGFALGLAMAVNQIAVIVVAPGLGLLRDATGSFVPCWIVLASIATAALAAIGWRTATRPGH
- a CDS encoding PLP-dependent aminotransferase family protein; amino-acid sequence: MPHHDHPQAVPIRAEQALTGSHIATLLLQPIGDDASYRELARAISRLVLDGQIALHVRLPSERTLARALGTSRTTVTAAYNQLRDTGFVHSQRGSGTWTSLPSGHALANVSRTAAPEDAAVDLARAAPGLPEEVMAQALTSVSAQLGAHTRTPGYHPYGLLELRRAVADHFTGRGLATTPEQVLVTAGAQHALSLVLGLLCSTGDRVLTETPSYPNALEAMRRHGLRTLSVPVGSQGWDVDIIDATLRQTVPTLAYLIPDFHNPTGLLMPAQTRPRILRTAQRTGTWLVIDESLAELALDVPAPAPFASHGSPAESTRVITIGSMSKTYWGGLRVGWLRAPSDLIDELASQRIATDLGGSVLDQLLALYLLRRAAQLLPPRLELLRQQRAALHEALATQIPAWSWQQPPGGLALWVDLGQPTGSAIADRARHRGVRIESGSWFSADPGVCETRLRIPFTLPAATLHEAVQRLASTLVDLPTAPSQRRPQWIA